The following are encoded in a window of Telmatobacter sp. DSM 110680 genomic DNA:
- a CDS encoding helix-turn-helix transcriptional regulator produces the protein MKLGEKIKYLREVEGSLRGMNRAMSQQELTRAIEAETGSKLSQSYLSQIESGARPHLTNTTRQILAKFFKVHPGYLVDDPEGYHPELLSEVRGLEDKLDSWMVSGAERFRRDPELKSALLTVAQHERTRECLLLLEAILETPGLMGRLTEVLRKPGNGIREQGVTSKNGRAGTRETGTKGRRD, from the coding sequence ATGAAGCTCGGCGAAAAAATTAAATATCTCCGCGAGGTCGAAGGCAGCTTGCGGGGAATGAATCGGGCGATGAGCCAGCAGGAACTGACGCGGGCGATCGAAGCGGAGACGGGCTCGAAGCTGAGCCAGAGTTACCTGTCGCAGATTGAAAGCGGGGCGCGACCACACCTGACGAATACAACCAGGCAGATCCTCGCGAAGTTCTTCAAGGTTCATCCGGGGTATCTGGTGGATGATCCCGAGGGTTATCACCCGGAGTTGTTGAGCGAGGTGAGAGGTCTTGAGGACAAGCTGGATTCGTGGATGGTGTCGGGGGCGGAGCGGTTCAGGCGCGACCCGGAGTTGAAGAGCGCGCTGTTGACCGTGGCGCAGCACGAGCGGACCCGGGAATGCCTGTTGCTGCTGGAAGCCATTCTGGAGACGCCGGGCTTGATGGGGCGGTTGACAGAAGTGTTGAGAAAACCGGGAAACGGTATCCGGGAACAGGGAGTAACAAGCAAGAACGGCCGAGCAGGGACGAGAGAGACCGGGACTAAGGGACGCAGGGACTAG
- a CDS encoding CocE/NonD family hydrolase produces the protein MLKQIFIALCLAPIALAQTTPDITIERGVPMKTRDGIILRADIYHPAGDAKYPTLLQRTPYDKNNAADFGRTAAARGYLVVVQDVRGRYTSEGEWYPFKHETEDGYDTIEWAAALPNSNGKVGMFGGSYVGATQMLAAIGHPPHLAGICPVVTASNYHENWTYQGGAFEQWFNESWTAGLAQDTLNRAIRRDTNALAAVDTLPLTQFPVFNLAKPRTGVELTQALAPYFLDWAAHTDYDDYWKQWSIEENFQNIQVPALTVAAWYDIFQGGSLRNYQGLKAHAGNEAARTGQHLLMMIGGHAGGGSHIGTVDFGPAAAEYDENKTILEWYDYLFQGKQNDFATHPVKIFVMGENKWRFEDAWPLERAKSTRYLLHSTGKANSSTGDGALSIASAKSEHADSFTYDPANPVPTTGGPLCCDPQHLPAGPRDQKEVEARPDVLVYSTPPLDSDVEVTGPVTLDLYAASTAVDTDFTAKLVDVWPNGYVQNLTEGILRARYRESTTGPAKLLEPGKINEYKVDLWSTSNVFLKGHIIRLEVSSSNFPRFDRNLNTGKPASTDSTFVKATNTIYHDTAHPSALILPIIPK, from the coding sequence ATGCTCAAACAAATCTTCATCGCCCTCTGCCTGGCCCCCATCGCCCTCGCGCAAACCACGCCCGACATCACCATCGAACGCGGCGTCCCCATGAAGACCCGCGATGGCATCATCCTGCGCGCGGACATCTACCACCCCGCCGGCGATGCCAAATACCCCACCCTCCTTCAGCGCACCCCTTACGATAAAAACAACGCAGCCGACTTCGGCCGTACCGCCGCCGCCCGTGGCTACCTCGTCGTCGTGCAGGACGTTCGTGGCCGCTACACCTCCGAAGGTGAGTGGTATCCCTTCAAGCACGAAACCGAGGACGGTTACGACACCATCGAGTGGGCTGCCGCGCTCCCCAACTCCAACGGCAAAGTCGGAATGTTCGGTGGATCCTACGTCGGAGCCACGCAGATGCTCGCCGCTATCGGCCACCCGCCGCATCTCGCTGGAATATGCCCCGTCGTTACGGCCAGCAATTACCACGAGAACTGGACCTACCAGGGCGGCGCATTCGAGCAATGGTTCAACGAGTCATGGACCGCAGGCCTCGCGCAAGACACCCTCAACCGCGCCATCCGCCGCGACACAAACGCACTCGCCGCGGTCGACACCTTGCCTCTCACGCAATTCCCGGTATTCAACCTCGCCAAGCCACGCACCGGCGTTGAACTCACTCAAGCCCTCGCCCCTTACTTCCTTGACTGGGCCGCGCACACTGACTACGACGACTACTGGAAGCAGTGGTCCATCGAAGAGAACTTTCAGAACATCCAGGTTCCAGCTCTCACCGTCGCCGCCTGGTACGACATCTTCCAGGGCGGCTCGCTGCGCAACTACCAAGGCCTCAAAGCGCACGCCGGCAATGAAGCGGCCCGTACAGGACAGCACCTGCTCATGATGATCGGCGGCCATGCCGGTGGAGGGAGCCACATCGGCACCGTAGACTTTGGTCCCGCTGCCGCGGAATACGACGAAAACAAGACCATCCTCGAGTGGTACGACTACCTCTTCCAGGGCAAGCAGAACGACTTCGCCACCCACCCCGTCAAGATCTTCGTCATGGGCGAAAACAAATGGCGATTCGAAGATGCGTGGCCTCTCGAACGCGCCAAATCCACACGCTACCTGCTTCACTCCACCGGCAAAGCGAACTCATCCACAGGTGACGGCGCTCTCTCCATCGCATCCGCAAAATCCGAACACGCCGACAGCTTCACCTACGACCCCGCCAACCCCGTCCCCACCACCGGCGGTCCCCTCTGCTGCGATCCACAGCATCTCCCCGCCGGCCCCCGAGATCAGAAAGAAGTGGAAGCCCGCCCCGATGTCCTCGTCTACTCCACGCCCCCGCTCGATAGCGACGTCGAAGTCACCGGCCCCGTAACGTTGGACCTCTACGCCGCCTCCACCGCCGTCGACACCGACTTCACCGCAAAATTAGTCGATGTGTGGCCCAACGGCTACGTGCAGAACCTGACCGAAGGAATCCTCCGCGCCCGCTACCGCGAATCCACCACCGGTCCCGCCAAACTTCTTGAGCCCGGCAAAATCAACGAATATAAAGTCGATCTCTGGTCCACCAGCAACGTCTTCCTTAAGGGCCACATCATCCGTCTCGAAGTATCCAGCAGCAACTTCCCGCGCTTCGACCGCAACCTCAACACCGGCAAACCAGCATCGACAGACTCCACCTTCGTCAAAGCCACCAATACGATTTACCACGACACCGCCCACCCCAGCGCCCTGATCCTCCCCATTATTCCGAAGTAG
- a CDS encoding VIT1/CCC1 transporter family protein — protein sequence MATTTLSSAKLKKVLAALEANWQAEMEGYYTYKTLADRDNDPVRAQVLRHLAGAEWEHAALWHGRIVELGGQEPVYTGNPGGEANSLANRAGGVRMALRRLEIEESRHIANYGKQLKDLGDEGSIAILDHVIEDEKDHHRELGSLLRGHYQPPAGAPKVDAKAVLEELLAKRAEGRKQPGAWIGDAIYGVNDGLGAIFGIVSGVSGATAGDSKYVLLAGLSGMIASALSMGSGAYLAAKSEREIYHAEIAREREAIQMNGPEARELLSLYYQVKGLPEADADHMVNHIASDPDQMLRALASERLGTSEEALSNPMVSATSGALSTAIGAMIPIIPFFFMSGVPAVIAAAVVSLIAHFAVGAAKSLITIRSWWSSGLEMTVVGAVEGAVTYGIGILLGKGGM from the coding sequence GTGGCCACCACCACCCTGAGCAGCGCCAAGTTGAAAAAAGTTCTAGCTGCCCTCGAAGCCAATTGGCAAGCCGAGATGGAGGGCTACTACACATACAAGACCCTCGCCGATCGCGATAACGACCCCGTCCGCGCCCAGGTCCTGCGCCACCTCGCCGGAGCCGAGTGGGAGCATGCTGCCCTCTGGCACGGCCGCATCGTCGAACTCGGAGGCCAGGAGCCCGTTTACACCGGCAATCCCGGCGGAGAAGCCAACTCCTTAGCCAATCGAGCGGGTGGCGTCCGTATGGCCCTCCGCCGTCTCGAAATCGAAGAAAGCCGCCACATCGCCAACTACGGCAAGCAGCTCAAAGACCTCGGCGACGAAGGGTCCATTGCCATCCTCGATCACGTCATCGAGGACGAAAAAGACCACCACAGGGAACTGGGCTCCCTCTTGCGCGGCCACTATCAACCGCCCGCGGGTGCACCCAAAGTCGATGCCAAAGCCGTCCTCGAAGAACTTCTCGCCAAGCGTGCTGAAGGCCGCAAGCAGCCCGGCGCCTGGATCGGCGATGCCATCTACGGCGTCAACGATGGCCTCGGCGCTATCTTCGGCATCGTCTCCGGCGTCTCGGGCGCCACCGCCGGCGACAGTAAATATGTTCTCCTCGCCGGACTCTCCGGCATGATCGCCTCCGCGCTCTCCATGGGATCCGGCGCGTACCTCGCCGCCAAAAGCGAGCGCGAAATCTACCACGCCGAAATCGCCCGCGAACGCGAAGCCATCCAGATGAATGGCCCTGAAGCGCGCGAACTGCTCTCCCTCTACTACCAGGTCAAGGGGCTGCCGGAAGCCGATGCCGACCACATGGTCAACCACATCGCCAGCGATCCCGACCAGATGCTCCGCGCACTTGCGAGCGAACGTCTCGGCACGTCTGAGGAAGCACTATCGAACCCCATGGTCTCCGCCACCTCGGGTGCTCTCTCAACCGCGATCGGCGCCATGATCCCCATCATCCCGTTCTTCTTTATGAGCGGAGTGCCGGCTGTCATCGCCGCCGCCGTTGTCTCCCTCATCGCACATTTCGCGGTGGGCGCCGCCAAGAGCCTCATCACCATCCGCTCCTGGTGGTCCTCAGGTCTCGAAATGACTGTCGTCGGTGCGGTCGAAGGCGCCGTCACCTACGGCATCGGTATTCTCCTCGGCAAGGGCGGAATGTAA
- a CDS encoding rhomboid family intramembrane serine protease translates to MGGFIPLGDASRPPTRFAVVTLLIIVLNVWVFFQELTYGDRFVYIWSAVPNRIIHGHAWITILTSMFMHASWMHIIGNMIYLWAFGREIENAMGPIRFAIFYLIGGIVAMSAQILGDPFSRIPALGASGAIAAVMGAFLITFPRDRIRTLVFFLIFFRITLIPAALLIGFWFVMQVLNVGSVAQVRTGGVAYLAHIGGFLFGVVTAKLFISPQRMTYRRFS, encoded by the coding sequence ATGGGTGGCTTTATTCCTCTGGGCGATGCCTCCCGTCCACCGACCCGCTTCGCCGTCGTCACCCTGCTCATCATCGTGCTCAACGTGTGGGTCTTCTTTCAGGAACTGACCTATGGCGACCGCTTCGTCTATATCTGGTCCGCAGTTCCCAACCGCATCATTCACGGTCACGCATGGATCACGATTCTGACTTCCATGTTCATGCATGCCAGCTGGATGCACATCATCGGCAACATGATCTACCTGTGGGCCTTCGGTCGCGAGATTGAAAATGCCATGGGTCCCATCCGTTTCGCCATCTTCTATCTCATCGGCGGCATCGTCGCCATGTCGGCGCAGATCCTCGGCGATCCCTTCTCCCGCATCCCCGCACTCGGGGCCAGTGGAGCCATCGCAGCCGTCATGGGCGCCTTCCTCATCACATTCCCGCGCGATCGCATTCGCACCCTCGTCTTCTTCCTCATCTTCTTCCGCATCACGCTGATTCCGGCCGCGCTCCTCATCGGCTTCTGGTTCGTCATGCAGGTCCTCAACGTCGGCAGCGTGGCACAAGTCCGCACCGGCGGAGTCGCCTACCTGGCCCACATCGGCGGCTTCCTCTTCGGCGTAGTCACCGCCAAGCTCTTCATCAGCCCGCAGCGCATGACCTATCGCCGTTTCTCTTGA
- the hemG gene encoding protoporphyrinogen oxidase: MRVAIIGGGIAGMAAAFELEKARAAGADVEYTLFEARAKLGGSLASETVNGVVLERGPDSFLSEKPAGAELCRELGLADQLTPSNDANRKTYIVVKNKLVPLPDGLMFLIPTKLVPTALSGLFSPATKIRMGLELLHPPRPSGQDESVAALVKRHFGQEAVDRLADPLLSGIYGGDATQLSARTVLPKLVEMETEYGSLTRGMLAAHKKMRAKMAAARSSSGNSGGQPAGEEKRSAPRSIFTTLKGGLQQLVNALEARLNPKWVRKSTSVSALDRVGDGWRVRSGGADETYDAVIVASPAWAAGGMLAATDAGLGDELNGIPYSSSITVNLVFDEAQLGRLPDGFGFLVPAVEGRAMLACTFVHRKFAGRTPTGKAVLRAFLGGAKNEALLDQSDEVLVATVRRELSEILGLRVVGPHIPAEATQVSRWRRAMAQYAVGHQDRMNRVKEHVAALPGLRLAGNAYDGIGIPDCIRTGRNAAKELLAEKQVAVSSR, from the coding sequence ATGCGGGTAGCAATTATTGGAGGCGGGATTGCGGGAATGGCGGCCGCCTTTGAGTTGGAAAAGGCGCGCGCAGCGGGTGCAGACGTGGAATACACGCTGTTCGAAGCGCGGGCAAAGCTGGGAGGCTCGCTCGCATCGGAGACTGTAAATGGCGTGGTTCTGGAGCGCGGGCCGGATTCTTTTTTGAGCGAGAAGCCCGCGGGGGCCGAACTCTGCCGCGAACTGGGGCTGGCTGATCAACTGACGCCTTCGAATGACGCCAACCGCAAGACTTACATCGTGGTGAAGAACAAGCTGGTTCCCTTGCCCGATGGGCTGATGTTCCTGATTCCCACGAAGCTTGTGCCGACGGCGCTGTCAGGTTTGTTCAGCCCGGCGACGAAGATCCGGATGGGGCTGGAGCTGCTGCATCCCCCTCGGCCAAGTGGTCAGGATGAGTCAGTGGCAGCGCTGGTGAAGAGACATTTTGGACAGGAGGCAGTGGATCGGCTGGCGGATCCGCTGTTGTCGGGCATCTATGGCGGTGATGCAACGCAGTTGAGCGCTCGGACGGTTTTGCCAAAGCTGGTGGAGATGGAGACCGAGTATGGCTCGCTGACTCGCGGCATGCTGGCGGCGCACAAAAAGATGCGGGCGAAGATGGCGGCTGCGCGGAGCTCAAGTGGAAATTCCGGGGGGCAGCCAGCAGGAGAAGAAAAGCGTTCTGCTCCGCGATCGATTTTTACGACGCTGAAAGGCGGCTTGCAGCAACTGGTGAATGCGCTGGAAGCGCGGCTCAATCCGAAGTGGGTACGGAAATCGACGTCGGTGAGCGCACTGGATCGCGTGGGTGATGGCTGGCGGGTGCGGTCGGGCGGAGCCGACGAGACCTATGACGCGGTGATTGTGGCGTCTCCCGCATGGGCTGCGGGTGGAATGCTGGCAGCGACGGATGCTGGGCTGGGCGACGAGTTGAATGGAATTCCCTACTCTTCTTCGATTACGGTGAACCTGGTATTTGACGAGGCGCAGCTGGGGCGGCTGCCGGATGGATTCGGATTTCTAGTGCCGGCGGTCGAAGGAAGAGCCATGCTGGCTTGCACCTTTGTGCACCGCAAATTTGCGGGACGAACTCCGACGGGTAAGGCTGTGCTTCGGGCGTTTCTGGGCGGTGCGAAGAATGAGGCGCTGCTGGACCAGAGCGATGAAGTTCTGGTGGCTACGGTGCGGCGCGAGTTGAGCGAGATTCTCGGGTTGCGCGTGGTGGGGCCGCACATTCCTGCAGAGGCGACGCAGGTTTCGCGCTGGCGTCGTGCGATGGCTCAATATGCTGTAGGCCATCAGGACAGGATGAATCGCGTGAAAGAGCATGTAGCTGCACTGCCTGGGTTGCGGCTCGCGGGAAACGCCTATGACGGGATTGGCATTCCGGATTGCATTCGGACTGGACGAAACGCGGCTAAAGAATTGTTGGCGGAGAAGCAGGTTGCTGTTTCTAGTCGCTAG
- a CDS encoding sugar MFS transporter, translating to MATKTNQPAGGGLTSAGYLVPFITVTALFFIFGFITNLNMALVPHLKAIFTLPYAWAMLAESAFFLAYFVFSSPTSKLIETIGYKRTMVVSLFIQVVGCLLFIPAAKLVSFPLFLTAVFIVGAGVTALQTSANPYVSILGPESSSSIRLNLAQALNSLGGTLAPIVAGAYILTDPAKLASPASVADTVRMPYMLIAGGLLLLGLAVAFMHLPHVEQTQAFRPAKEGDPILSRSIWGYKHTVLGAIGIFFYVGVEVGLASIAVNYFKLEGISTAETASYLVSLYWLGALVGRLLGAGIMTKVKAGKLLGIFGFTAAVLITISMFTTGHIAIATLVLCGFFNSVMFPNIFTLGIAGLGPMTSKGSGLIMTAVVGGAVIPPLIGVLADKMGIHQSFIIPIICYLFIAYYGLWGSKPSRTITA from the coding sequence ATGGCAACAAAAACCAATCAACCGGCAGGAGGAGGACTAACCTCGGCCGGGTATCTTGTGCCGTTTATCACTGTGACGGCGCTGTTTTTCATCTTCGGGTTTATTACCAACCTGAACATGGCCCTGGTGCCACATCTGAAGGCAATTTTCACGCTTCCCTACGCATGGGCGATGTTGGCCGAGTCAGCATTCTTCCTGGCGTATTTTGTATTCTCCTCCCCGACGTCGAAGCTGATTGAAACTATCGGATACAAGCGGACGATGGTGGTTTCGCTGTTTATCCAGGTAGTCGGCTGCCTGCTGTTCATTCCGGCAGCGAAGCTCGTGAGCTTTCCGCTGTTTCTTACCGCGGTGTTCATCGTGGGAGCAGGCGTAACGGCTCTGCAAACTTCCGCCAATCCTTATGTATCGATTCTTGGCCCGGAGAGTAGTTCCTCCATTCGACTCAACCTGGCACAGGCTCTCAACTCCTTAGGCGGGACGCTTGCGCCGATCGTTGCCGGCGCCTACATTCTGACCGATCCCGCGAAGCTGGCCTCGCCCGCCAGCGTTGCAGACACGGTGCGTATGCCGTACATGCTGATTGCTGGCGGACTTCTCCTGCTTGGCCTTGCGGTCGCATTTATGCACCTGCCCCACGTTGAACAGACCCAGGCATTTCGTCCCGCGAAGGAAGGCGATCCGATTCTGAGCCGCAGCATCTGGGGCTACAAGCACACCGTGCTCGGCGCAATTGGGATCTTCTTTTATGTCGGCGTCGAGGTTGGGCTGGCATCGATTGCGGTGAACTACTTCAAGCTGGAGGGCATCAGCACCGCAGAGACTGCGTCCTACCTGGTCTCGCTCTATTGGCTCGGTGCGCTGGTCGGCCGTCTGCTCGGCGCGGGCATCATGACCAAGGTGAAAGCCGGAAAATTACTCGGCATCTTCGGCTTTACGGCTGCCGTGCTGATTACGATTTCGATGTTCACCACCGGGCATATTGCCATCGCTACCTTGGTGCTGTGTGGCTTCTTCAACTCCGTCATGTTCCCCAACATTTTCACGCTGGGAATCGCCGGGCTGGGACCGATGACCAGCAAGGGCTCGGGACTTATCATGACCGCCGTTGTCGGCGGTGCAGTGATTCCGCCGCTGATTGGCGTACTGGCGGACAAGATGGGAATTCATCAGTCCTTTATCATTCCCATCATTTGCTATCTCTTCATTGCCTACTACGGGCTGTGGGGATCCAAGCCTTCGCGGACAATAACAGCGTAG
- a CDS encoding PspA/IM30 family protein produces the protein MSLLDRVSTLLRANLNDLVEKAEDPERMLKQVVLDMENQLMQVKTQVAIAIADQHLLDKKKVEHEQQAAEWRRKAELAVQKGQDDLARAALERALSQDQLAIGFTTQAEDQKQEADSLRQALHKLEQKLTETRAHCEMLIAEHRRARVIGRAAQAQHIVGNDQENTINRMKSKVHVTAAENAASAEVLTPQSLEDKFRALESEDKVEVMLNEMKSRMASNG, from the coding sequence ATGTCGTTACTGGATAGAGTAAGCACATTGTTGCGGGCGAACCTGAACGATCTGGTGGAGAAAGCCGAAGATCCGGAGCGGATGTTGAAGCAGGTTGTACTGGATATGGAGAACCAGCTTATGCAGGTGAAGACACAGGTGGCGATTGCGATTGCTGATCAGCATCTGCTGGACAAGAAGAAGGTGGAGCACGAACAGCAGGCAGCGGAATGGCGGCGCAAGGCGGAGTTGGCGGTGCAGAAAGGCCAGGATGATCTGGCTCGTGCCGCTCTGGAGCGTGCGTTGAGCCAGGATCAACTGGCGATTGGTTTCACCACGCAGGCTGAGGATCAGAAACAGGAAGCGGACAGCCTGCGGCAGGCGCTGCACAAGTTGGAGCAGAAGCTGACCGAAACCCGCGCGCATTGCGAGATGTTGATTGCCGAGCATCGCAGGGCAAGGGTGATAGGCCGCGCAGCGCAGGCGCAGCACATCGTAGGGAACGATCAAGAAAACACGATTAACCGCATGAAGAGCAAAGTACACGTGACGGCAGCTGAGAACGCGGCGTCGGCGGAAGTGTTGACACCGCAGTCGCTTGAAGACAAATTCAGGGCTCTTGAAAGCGAAGACAAAGTCGAAGTGATGCTGAACGAAATGAAGAGCAGAATGGCGAGCAATGGATAG
- a CDS encoding SPFH domain-containing protein, with translation MMTNEMILVVGLGVLALIFLMGILARMYRKAGPNEALIVYGFRGPRVIKGHGTVIFPMVENCRELSLELMSFDVAPQQDLYTKQGVAVTVEAVAQIKVRSDQASILTAAEQFLTKTPPQREGLIRLVMEGHLRGIIGQLTVEQIVKEPEMVGERMRATCAEDMSKMGLEVISFTIKEVRDKNDYIANMGKPDVARIKRDAEMATADAERDTAIKRATALRESAVAKAQADQERVIAETASATRQAEAQRDLEIKKAEYAEQSRRQQATADKAYELQTNVMLQQVTAEQVKVQQVEKEGQIKVQEAEIMRHEKELIATVLKGAEIERQRIENLASAEKSRLTTEAEGRASAIRSQGEAEASIIFQKGEAEAKAMNVKAEAYQQWNQAAVVDKLLTNMADVVRAMAEPLSKVDHITIVSTGNDDAAGAHKITGDMTRIAAQVPALFEALSGMDIKQLMSNVQAIKKPANGEAAK, from the coding sequence ATGATGACGAATGAAATGATTCTTGTTGTCGGTCTGGGAGTATTGGCGCTGATCTTCCTGATGGGCATTTTGGCCAGGATGTATCGCAAGGCAGGGCCCAATGAAGCATTGATTGTCTATGGATTTCGTGGGCCACGTGTAATCAAGGGACATGGCACGGTGATCTTCCCCATGGTGGAGAATTGCCGCGAACTGAGCCTGGAACTGATGAGTTTCGATGTGGCTCCGCAGCAGGACCTCTACACCAAGCAAGGTGTGGCCGTGACGGTTGAGGCTGTCGCCCAGATCAAGGTGCGCAGCGACCAGGCTTCGATATTAACGGCAGCCGAGCAGTTTTTGACGAAGACTCCGCCGCAGCGCGAGGGGCTGATCCGGCTGGTGATGGAAGGCCACCTGCGTGGGATCATCGGTCAGTTGACTGTCGAGCAGATTGTGAAAGAACCCGAGATGGTGGGCGAGCGGATGCGTGCGACGTGCGCGGAAGACATGAGCAAGATGGGGCTCGAAGTAATTTCGTTCACTATCAAGGAAGTCCGCGACAAGAACGATTACATCGCCAACATGGGCAAGCCGGATGTGGCGCGCATCAAGCGCGACGCGGAGATGGCGACCGCCGATGCGGAGAGGGATACGGCGATCAAGCGGGCTACGGCGCTGCGGGAATCCGCTGTTGCCAAGGCGCAAGCTGACCAGGAACGCGTGATTGCGGAGACTGCTTCGGCGACGCGGCAGGCAGAGGCGCAACGCGATCTTGAAATCAAGAAGGCCGAGTATGCAGAGCAGAGCCGCAGGCAGCAGGCCACGGCCGACAAGGCTTATGAACTGCAGACCAACGTCATGCTGCAGCAGGTGACCGCTGAGCAGGTGAAGGTACAGCAGGTCGAAAAAGAAGGCCAGATCAAGGTGCAGGAAGCCGAGATCATGCGCCACGAGAAGGAGTTGATTGCGACGGTGTTGAAGGGCGCCGAGATCGAGCGTCAGCGGATTGAGAATCTTGCTTCTGCTGAGAAGTCTCGCTTGACGACCGAGGCAGAAGGCCGCGCCTCTGCGATTCGTTCACAGGGTGAAGCTGAAGCCAGCATCATCTTCCAGAAAGGCGAGGCGGAAGCGAAGGCGATGAACGTGAAGGCCGAGGCTTACCAGCAGTGGAACCAGGCCGCGGTCGTCGACAAGCTGCTGACCAATATGGCCGATGTTGTCCGTGCAATGGCTGAGCCGTTGAGCAAGGTGGATCACATCACGATTGTGTCCACAGGCAACGACGATGCTGCGGGTGCGCACAAAATTACCGGCGACATGACGCGGATCGCGGCGCAGGTACCGGCGTTGTTTGAAGCGCTGAGCGGCATGGACATCAAGCAGTTGATGTCGAATGTGCAGGCGATCAAGAAGCCGGCAAACGGCGAGGCGGCGAAATAG
- a CDS encoding DUF2059 domain-containing protein — protein MIRIIRTAMILGIAVGTSSAFVFAQSPQSSEVVPAGGQASTAVVPADQKPTLEQLTKLFEVMRLKEQMQSMRQMVPAMVQQQITSAMKQTEAELPSGTKLTPEQREGMQTVMSKYVGKAMDLYPADEMITDMGEIYQRHLSKDDVDGLIVFYSSPAGQHLLNAQPVIAQEFMPIVMGKVMPRSQAMTKEMMKEMAAFVPSKQAASKQGATKPPAK, from the coding sequence ATGATTCGCATTATTCGTACGGCGATGATTTTAGGAATTGCAGTGGGCACATCGTCCGCCTTCGTGTTTGCGCAGAGTCCCCAGTCGTCCGAAGTGGTGCCGGCTGGAGGACAGGCGTCCACTGCAGTGGTGCCGGCTGACCAGAAGCCGACGTTGGAGCAGTTGACAAAGTTATTTGAAGTAATGCGGCTGAAGGAGCAGATGCAGTCGATGCGGCAAATGGTGCCCGCGATGGTGCAGCAACAGATCACTTCGGCGATGAAACAGACTGAGGCAGAGCTGCCGTCGGGGACAAAACTCACGCCTGAACAACGTGAAGGCATGCAAACGGTAATGAGCAAGTATGTTGGTAAGGCGATGGATCTTTATCCAGCCGACGAGATGATCACGGACATGGGAGAGATTTATCAGCGTCATCTAAGTAAGGATGACGTCGACGGATTGATTGTGTTTTACAGCTCTCCGGCTGGGCAACATCTTTTAAATGCGCAACCCGTCATCGCGCAGGAGTTCATGCCGATCGTGATGGGGAAAGTGATGCCACGAAGCCAGGCCATGACGAAGGAAATGATGAAGGAGATGGCGGCGTTTGTGCCATCAAAGCAGGCCGCGTCGAAACAAGGTGCGACGAAGCCGCCTGCGAAGTAA